The Cloacibacillus sp. An23 genome segment TGACGCGCCAGCGTCTTCGTGATCGCCGCCGTCAGCGTCGTCTTGCCGTGGTCGATGTGTCCTATCGTACCTATGTTGAGGTGCGGCTTATTACGTACAAAATGTTCCTTTGCCATAGTTCTTAACCTCCTCTGATAATTCTCTAGGTATTCTACGCTTTAAGCAGCTCTTCGGCTACAT includes the following:
- a CDS encoding GTP-binding protein; amino-acid sequence: MAKEHFVRNKPHLNIGTIGHIDHGKTTLTAAITKTLAR